In a genomic window of Candidatus Tumulicola sp.:
- a CDS encoding efflux RND transporter permease subunit, with protein sequence MWLTRVFVNRPTLTFVTLAAIALAGIVSYVNLVNQQFPNIDFPTIQVRASYPGGSPSEIRDAIVRPLEDAIAGAPDLDHINSTIQNGQASIAATFTLSSDKTTDLVEVQRRVQSAEGNLPSDLVTPSIGSFDPGEPTVATLVVTSRAMTPEALSLLVNNQLVPDLEQVPGIANVNASGALTPAIEVYVNPAQLSSSGVTLADVVGAIGSNNVRAPGGIVYSQNRETSVDVRGDVQDVASVSNLFLQPTAGGTGGATLNSGLSGTAATTVTPTQTSGTPVSSSADEFNSFSVAPRYVKVGDVAHVFDGAEVQRVYSYVGGSMAISLGAQKTTGASEVAASNAVLAVLPALRARYPGIDLKVLNVQAQYTKQQIDAVWHTLAEGIVLTGIVMMLFLHSWRNSVVVLIAIPASLLIAFTIMKLASFTIDTVSLLAMTLIIGILVDDSIVVIENIERHYDNGESPRVSAILGRTEIGPAAIVITLVDVVVFLPIAFLPGITGKFLAEFALVVVAATLTSLAVSFTITPSLAGNWALHSKWQPWPFLERFASGFERVRRFYSTRVVDWALGHRWLVFGTCAATVVLAAALLALGAVGFEFMPAVDRGEVFVQVRYPTGSPLSITNGAIQKLAAQIARQSDVQAVTGTAGASQQSFGGSLNVGSTGQLHVFLKLNRKQSTEYWARRFGTMGSSVAPGANVVAIPATGSGGGNQQPIDYLVTSLDDKPEAYAGKILALLTATPGTTHVTSSYQQLSPQVDVEFDRDRARVLDIDIATAANAIRSSYGGALVTQFETAKGIQYVQVTYPRSAQTSVNDVLAIPIRARNGSLLRVGDVARLVQDPVEPIVTRTNRQTVIHISANVSPGYALSTVQSGFRKRLAAANLPDDVSVIPSAGGQQANLAQTLAGMGVALALSLLLVYLLMLALYDSYRIPFIIMFTVPVAAVGAIGALALTRQTLNLFSLIGTILLVGLVSKNGILLVDFANNRVRAGMDRVRAIRESAHERFRPIVMTTASMVAGMLPLALALEPGSSQRQALGVVVIGGLLSSLLLTLVVVPVAFVLLAPKYQSRPGPIAPPLDIVAEAPAR encoded by the coding sequence ATGTGGTTGACCCGGGTCTTCGTTAACCGGCCCACGCTGACGTTCGTCACGCTCGCCGCGATCGCGCTGGCGGGCATCGTTTCGTACGTCAATCTAGTCAACCAACAGTTTCCGAACATCGATTTTCCCACCATCCAAGTCCGCGCCAGCTATCCGGGCGGTTCGCCGAGCGAGATTCGCGATGCGATCGTCCGTCCGCTCGAGGACGCGATCGCGGGTGCGCCCGATTTGGATCACATCAACTCGACGATTCAGAACGGACAAGCATCGATCGCCGCCACGTTTACGCTGAGCTCCGACAAAACGACCGATCTCGTTGAGGTACAACGGCGAGTGCAATCGGCCGAAGGCAATTTACCCAGCGACTTGGTCACGCCCAGTATCGGCAGCTTCGATCCGGGCGAGCCGACGGTCGCGACGCTGGTCGTTACGTCGCGGGCCATGACGCCCGAAGCGCTATCGCTACTGGTCAACAATCAACTGGTTCCGGATCTCGAGCAAGTTCCGGGTATCGCGAACGTCAACGCCAGCGGCGCCCTCACGCCGGCGATCGAGGTGTATGTCAATCCGGCGCAGCTGAGTTCTTCAGGCGTTACGCTCGCCGACGTCGTCGGTGCGATTGGCAGCAACAACGTGCGGGCGCCGGGCGGCATCGTCTATTCACAGAATCGCGAGACGAGCGTCGACGTGCGTGGCGACGTGCAAGACGTTGCATCGGTCAGTAACCTGTTCTTGCAGCCGACCGCCGGCGGCACCGGCGGCGCGACGCTCAACTCCGGGTTGTCCGGCACCGCGGCAACTACCGTTACGCCGACGCAGACGTCGGGAACGCCGGTATCATCGTCGGCCGACGAGTTTAATTCGTTCAGCGTCGCGCCGCGCTACGTCAAGGTCGGCGACGTGGCCCACGTCTTCGACGGCGCCGAAGTGCAGCGCGTCTATTCCTACGTCGGCGGTTCGATGGCCATTTCGCTCGGCGCGCAGAAAACTACCGGTGCCAGCGAGGTTGCGGCGTCCAATGCGGTGCTGGCGGTGCTTCCGGCCCTGCGTGCCCGCTATCCGGGCATCGATCTCAAGGTACTAAACGTCCAAGCCCAATACACCAAGCAGCAGATCGACGCGGTGTGGCACACGCTGGCGGAGGGCATCGTGCTAACCGGCATCGTGATGATGCTGTTCTTGCATTCGTGGCGCAATTCAGTCGTCGTGCTGATCGCGATTCCGGCTTCGCTCTTGATCGCATTCACGATCATGAAGCTGGCTTCGTTCACGATCGACACCGTTTCGCTCTTGGCCATGACCTTGATCATCGGTATCTTGGTCGACGACTCGATCGTGGTCATCGAAAACATCGAGCGCCACTACGACAACGGGGAATCACCACGCGTTTCGGCGATTCTCGGACGCACCGAGATCGGTCCCGCCGCGATCGTGATCACGCTGGTCGACGTGGTCGTGTTTTTGCCGATCGCGTTCTTACCGGGCATCACTGGAAAGTTTCTGGCCGAGTTCGCCTTGGTGGTCGTCGCCGCTACGCTGACATCGTTGGCGGTATCGTTCACGATCACGCCGTCGCTCGCCGGCAACTGGGCGTTACATTCCAAGTGGCAGCCGTGGCCGTTCTTGGAGCGTTTCGCAAGCGGGTTCGAGCGCGTGCGTCGGTTCTATTCAACCCGCGTCGTCGACTGGGCGCTCGGTCATCGCTGGCTGGTGTTCGGCACGTGTGCCGCTACAGTCGTGCTGGCGGCCGCGCTGTTAGCGTTGGGGGCCGTCGGATTCGAGTTCATGCCGGCGGTCGACCGCGGAGAAGTGTTCGTGCAGGTTCGCTATCCGACCGGCTCGCCGTTGTCGATCACGAACGGCGCGATTCAAAAGCTCGCGGCGCAAATCGCCCGGCAATCCGACGTGCAAGCCGTCACCGGTACTGCCGGCGCCTCGCAACAATCGTTCGGCGGATCGTTGAACGTCGGGTCGACCGGCCAGCTGCACGTGTTTCTCAAACTGAACCGCAAACAGTCGACCGAATACTGGGCGCGGCGTTTTGGAACCATGGGAAGTAGTGTCGCACCGGGTGCCAACGTCGTAGCGATTCCGGCCACAGGTAGCGGCGGCGGCAATCAGCAGCCGATCGATTACCTCGTGACGTCGCTCGACGATAAGCCCGAAGCGTACGCCGGCAAAATTCTCGCACTACTGACCGCTACGCCGGGCACGACGCACGTGACGAGCTCGTATCAGCAGTTGTCGCCCCAGGTTGACGTCGAGTTCGACCGAGACCGCGCTCGCGTTCTCGACATCGATATCGCGACGGCCGCGAACGCGATCCGCTCGAGCTACGGCGGCGCGTTGGTCACCCAATTCGAGACCGCCAAGGGCATTCAGTACGTCCAAGTTACGTATCCGCGGTCGGCGCAAACCAGCGTGAACGACGTGCTCGCGATACCGATTCGCGCCCGTAATGGCAGTCTGCTGCGCGTCGGCGACGTCGCGCGCCTGGTGCAAGACCCGGTCGAGCCGATCGTCACTCGAACGAATCGCCAAACCGTCATTCACATCAGCGCGAACGTTTCGCCGGGATACGCCTTGTCGACGGTGCAGAGCGGGTTTCGCAAGCGCCTGGCCGCGGCCAATCTGCCCGACGACGTTTCGGTGATTCCGTCGGCTGGCGGCCAACAGGCCAATCTCGCGCAGACGCTCGCGGGGATGGGTGTCGCGTTGGCGCTCTCGCTGTTGCTCGTCTATCTGTTGATGCTGGCGCTCTACGATAGCTATCGAATTCCGTTCATCATCATGTTTACGGTCCCTGTGGCCGCCGTCGGTGCCATCGGCGCGCTGGCGTTGACGCGCCAAACGCTCAACCTCTTCTCGCTCATCGGAACGATCTTGCTGGTCGGACTCGTATCTAAGAACGGTATCTTATTAGTGGACTTTGCGAATAATCGCGTGCGGGCCGGTATGGATCGCGTTCGCGCCATCCGCGAGAGCGCGCACGAACGCTTCCGGCCGATCGTCATGACGACGGCCTCGATGGTGGCGGGCATGCTGCCGCTGGCGCTGGCACTCGAGCCGGGCAGCTCGCAACGCCAGGCGCTGGGCGTCGTCGTGATCGGCGGATTGTTGAGTTCCCTGCTACTGACGCTGGTGGTAGTTCCGGTTGCGTTCGTCTTACTCGCACCGAAATATCAATCGCGGCCGGGACCGATCGCACCGCCCCTCGACATCGTCGCAGAGGCGCCCGCTCGATGA
- a CDS encoding efflux RND transporter periplasmic adaptor subunit, whose protein sequence is MKRALLRVTATLAGVCLLAGCGHGGGRQSRQGGAHAGSIPTATAKPATIHPKLSISGIIAPYQNVMLTNNLPEPTDSVNVNEGDRVTKGEVLAVLNTADLQAQYESAQHTASSDSSKADQAVFSAQQTIDQAPNTVSTAREALNQSQSNLNQANADLARDRSLESQGYLSAQSLQTQQTLANVYTANVRSNQAALNSAVISQRTNGNLQQGLQASTIAAARQDAASAQADARNLSAQISRATIVSPVDGIVVNRNLNPGEYPGSRTIFVVQQDDPVFAELNASSSDVFRVHAGAPVALTIPGQPNARYQGSTIGVLGQVSPGSTNFTVKVLVRNTKGALAAGLPVTGVIALPSASGVGIPVTAFLDDSHTSVMIDKDGTAARTSVREVANDGTTSIVEGLKSGATVISNGQLGITAGEDLEDGP, encoded by the coding sequence GTGAAACGAGCCCTGCTACGCGTGACGGCCACTTTAGCCGGCGTCTGCCTTCTTGCCGGTTGCGGCCATGGGGGTGGCCGGCAAAGTCGGCAAGGGGGCGCGCATGCCGGGTCGATCCCAACGGCGACGGCCAAGCCGGCGACGATCCACCCGAAGCTCAGCATCTCAGGCATCATCGCTCCCTACCAAAACGTGATGCTGACTAATAACTTGCCCGAGCCGACCGACTCGGTCAACGTGAACGAAGGCGATCGGGTCACTAAGGGCGAGGTGCTCGCCGTCCTCAACACTGCCGACCTGCAAGCGCAATACGAATCGGCCCAGCATACCGCCAGCTCGGATTCTTCGAAAGCTGACCAAGCGGTGTTCAGTGCTCAGCAGACGATCGACCAGGCGCCTAATACGGTTTCGACCGCGCGCGAAGCGCTCAACCAATCCCAATCCAACCTGAACCAGGCAAACGCCGATTTGGCTCGCGATCGATCGTTGGAGTCGCAGGGCTATCTATCGGCGCAATCGTTGCAGACCCAGCAGACGCTTGCGAACGTTTACACCGCCAACGTCCGTTCGAATCAAGCGGCGTTGAACTCTGCCGTGATCTCCCAACGCACCAACGGCAACCTGCAGCAAGGTCTGCAAGCTTCGACCATTGCCGCGGCGCGTCAAGATGCGGCCTCGGCTCAAGCCGACGCGCGCAATCTGAGCGCGCAAATCTCCCGCGCGACCATCGTATCGCCGGTCGACGGCATCGTCGTGAACCGCAATCTGAATCCGGGCGAATATCCGGGTTCGCGCACGATCTTCGTCGTGCAGCAAGACGACCCGGTATTCGCAGAACTGAATGCCTCGAGTTCCGACGTGTTTCGCGTGCATGCCGGCGCCCCGGTCGCACTAACGATTCCGGGCCAACCCAACGCGCGTTATCAAGGGTCGACCATCGGCGTGCTCGGTCAAGTGTCGCCTGGATCGACCAACTTCACCGTAAAGGTGTTGGTGCGCAATACGAAAGGCGCATTGGCCGCGGGCCTGCCCGTGACGGGCGTGATCGCGTTGCCGTCGGCCAGCGGTGTCGGCATTCCGGTCACCGCGTTTCTCGACGATTCGCACACATCGGTGATGATCGACAAGGACGGCACGGCGGCGCGCACGTCCGTGCGGGAAGTCGCTAACGACGGCACGACATCGATCGTCGAAGGCCTGAAAAGCGGCGCCACCGTTATCTCGAACGGGCAACTCGGGATTACGGCCGGCGAAGATCTCGAAGACGGTCCGTAG
- a CDS encoding HAMP domain-containing sensor histidine kinase, with protein sequence MTALSAGAFAGAINRRVGHGYPVALIALRDRSGVVRRARNGRRSCVPIVRAEDVLMHEPHGGTYVVGLLSDPRDGADASDRHVRGAACRIAGALRESMGCAFESAFARVTRPVSARVLRRMLDDAFCRDERRRELAGIAHELRSPLTSIRGQLELLLEPPGDVPGRLQCLETARGEVLRLSRLLDGIVDVSLLDGSAIRPDATCDVAPAIDHAVAAIRPRALAKCVLVRITHRARGAARIASDDCIRASVNILQNAIDVGARTVHVASSSAGGRVAVTIDDDGPGVDPRERRAIFECERRGRAGSNYAGSGFGLAAVAAIVRSCAGRVSVLPSRLGGARFVLWFERA encoded by the coding sequence GTGACGGCACTATCGGCCGGCGCATTCGCCGGTGCGATTAATCGTCGCGTCGGGCATGGATATCCAGTCGCGCTGATCGCGCTGCGCGATCGTTCGGGCGTCGTTCGTAGGGCCCGAAACGGCCGGCGCTCCTGCGTGCCGATCGTGCGCGCCGAAGACGTTCTGATGCACGAACCGCACGGCGGCACCTACGTGGTCGGGTTGTTGAGCGATCCGCGCGATGGTGCCGATGCGAGCGACCGGCACGTCCGCGGCGCCGCTTGCCGCATCGCGGGGGCGCTTCGGGAAAGCATGGGGTGTGCGTTTGAGAGTGCGTTCGCTCGGGTGACCCGTCCCGTTTCGGCCCGTGTGCTCCGCCGGATGTTGGACGACGCCTTTTGCCGGGACGAACGACGACGCGAACTCGCCGGCATCGCGCATGAATTGCGGTCGCCGCTCACGAGCATTCGCGGCCAGTTAGAGTTGTTGCTCGAGCCGCCCGGCGACGTGCCGGGGCGGCTGCAGTGCTTGGAGACCGCCCGCGGTGAAGTTTTGCGGTTGAGCCGGTTGCTCGACGGCATCGTCGACGTTTCGCTGCTCGACGGTAGCGCCATACGCCCGGACGCGACGTGCGACGTCGCACCCGCAATCGACCACGCCGTAGCGGCCATCCGTCCCCGCGCGCTTGCGAAATGCGTTTTGGTCCGCATAACGCATCGCGCTCGCGGTGCGGCTCGCATAGCTTCCGACGATTGTATTCGTGCATCCGTTAACATTTTGCAGAATGCAATCGATGTGGGCGCACGCACCGTGCACGTCGCTTCGAGCTCCGCCGGGGGCAGAGTTGCCGTTACGATCGACGACGACGGGCCAGGCGTGGATCCGCGCGAACGGCGCGCGATCTTCGAATGCGAGCGAAGGGGACGAGCCGGCTCAAATTACGCCGGAAGCGGTTTTGGATTGGCGGCGGTCGCCGCGATCGTCCGTTCCTGCGCCGGGCGTGTCAGCGTCTTACCGTCACGTTTGGGTGGAGCGCGCTTCGTCTTGTGGTTCGAGCGAGCGTAG
- a CDS encoding response regulator transcription factor: MKAVLRRSGTPVEPVGRILCFGRLEIDERAREVRVDGQDVRLKPREFALLLELAANPGIALSRERLVEKVWGFDFDGDVRTIDVHIRRLRAKVEEARSLPSMVRTVHGLGYKFTPA; this comes from the coding sequence GTGAAAGCGGTGTTACGGCGCAGCGGTACGCCGGTCGAGCCGGTAGGCCGGATTCTTTGCTTCGGACGGCTCGAGATCGACGAGCGCGCCCGCGAGGTCCGCGTGGACGGCCAAGACGTGCGGTTGAAGCCGCGCGAATTCGCGCTGCTCTTAGAGCTCGCTGCGAATCCAGGTATCGCGCTCTCGCGCGAGCGCTTGGTCGAAAAGGTCTGGGGTTTCGATTTCGACGGTGACGTTCGCACGATCGACGTGCATATTCGGCGGCTGCGCGCGAAGGTTGAGGAAGCACGTTCGCTGCCGTCGATGGTTCGTACCGTGCACGGGCTCGGCTACAAGTTTACCCCGGCGTGA
- a CDS encoding DEAD/DEAH box helicase, which produces MPDETGETVTAALFHSLDEGVQRWMLEHDWNDFTPIQRAAIPALLAGNGAVLVAPTATGKTEAALLPVISEIQRQKLLPLSLLYVAPLRALVNDQTRRARVLLEECGLRVGWWHGDLPASQRKRLLSYVPDALFTTPESIEVLLSSDSYGHGGLLGDVHYVVLDEIHAFIGDDRGTQLLSLLARLEAGKRTPLVRVALSATVSNPARIAQWISSPRTDAPSISVIIDPKPRPRRVGVGYLGAGDRKDKEDEARAVRRAAQVIARHACSGRMIVFVNSRRDAETITLELKEIGVPALVHHGSIHREERERVEQSFRDDDRSVIVATSTLELGIDIGDMDLVVQIGPSFSSLSLTQRIGRSGRRAGRDPKGVVYAMFESDLAVCLAGAELTAEGIVEELYPQTAACHVLFHQIIQLLRERERADEPEIRSILSAAGSFRDLTKAEYDDVIGEMLGDGYLERDRAWLRVGPETERRFSAMGYRDFYGVFETETEWTVRTASQVIGAIDRRYPIARDRETFLVLGGRRWRVVKVDESHLILTVEPSERGPVPQWNNSGLGPSYEIMRRTFDLLCGRRSQLETDALSAKMAPARAQAVADGWQIGRIPVSMEERGVRLHTFFGTTLNAYLALLVRGNESVHGSVATSEFVVVNGLAIEPAKTELHALLQSKELREHRLGVALNDTYEGRLGKFWDYLGPKTKRHALSRYYRVLEPAIERAARDAMAGAATTDKSIITQ; this is translated from the coding sequence TTGCCGGACGAAACGGGCGAAACGGTCACAGCCGCGCTTTTCCATAGCCTGGACGAGGGCGTTCAGCGCTGGATGCTGGAGCACGACTGGAATGACTTCACGCCGATTCAGCGCGCGGCGATTCCAGCGCTGCTGGCCGGCAACGGGGCGGTGCTCGTAGCGCCTACTGCGACGGGAAAAACCGAGGCGGCGCTACTACCGGTGATTTCCGAAATCCAGCGACAGAAGTTGCTCCCGCTTTCGCTGCTGTACGTCGCTCCGTTGCGCGCGCTGGTAAACGACCAGACACGCCGTGCGCGAGTCCTCCTCGAAGAGTGCGGATTGCGCGTGGGTTGGTGGCACGGCGATTTGCCGGCGAGCCAGAGGAAACGACTGCTTTCGTACGTTCCGGACGCGCTCTTTACGACGCCCGAATCGATCGAGGTGCTGCTCTCATCGGACTCTTATGGCCATGGTGGTCTATTAGGCGATGTTCACTACGTCGTGCTCGATGAAATTCACGCCTTCATCGGCGATGACCGTGGCACACAGCTTTTATCGCTTCTTGCGCGGCTAGAAGCGGGTAAACGTACGCCCCTCGTTCGTGTTGCGCTCAGCGCGACCGTAAGCAACCCTGCGAGAATCGCGCAGTGGATATCCTCCCCGCGCACCGACGCGCCTTCGATAAGCGTGATCATCGATCCTAAACCGCGCCCGCGACGGGTCGGTGTTGGCTATCTTGGGGCAGGCGACCGTAAGGACAAGGAAGATGAGGCGCGCGCCGTTCGACGTGCCGCCCAAGTGATCGCCAGGCACGCGTGTAGCGGGCGGATGATCGTCTTCGTGAACTCCCGGCGTGACGCCGAAACGATCACTCTTGAGCTCAAAGAAATCGGCGTACCGGCGCTCGTGCATCACGGCTCCATTCATCGAGAGGAACGGGAGCGCGTCGAACAATCGTTCCGCGACGACGATCGAAGTGTCATCGTAGCGACGAGCACATTGGAATTGGGGATCGATATCGGCGACATGGATTTGGTCGTTCAGATCGGCCCCTCGTTCAGTTCGCTGTCGCTGACACAGCGAATCGGGCGGTCCGGTCGTCGCGCAGGCCGCGATCCGAAGGGCGTCGTTTATGCGATGTTCGAGTCTGACTTGGCAGTCTGCCTCGCCGGGGCAGAGCTGACGGCCGAGGGCATCGTCGAAGAGTTGTATCCCCAGACGGCTGCATGCCATGTCCTTTTTCATCAGATTATCCAGTTACTTCGTGAGCGCGAGCGTGCTGACGAACCGGAGATTCGCTCAATACTCTCGGCTGCCGGAAGTTTCCGTGATCTCACTAAAGCCGAGTACGACGACGTCATCGGAGAGATGCTCGGCGACGGATATTTAGAACGCGATAGGGCGTGGCTGCGCGTCGGCCCCGAGACCGAGCGTCGCTTTTCCGCCATGGGCTATCGCGATTTTTATGGAGTCTTCGAAACGGAAACCGAGTGGACCGTACGTACGGCTTCACAGGTAATCGGCGCGATCGACAGACGCTATCCGATCGCACGCGACCGCGAAACATTTCTGGTGCTCGGAGGCCGGCGATGGCGCGTCGTAAAGGTCGACGAGTCGCATCTCATCCTTACCGTCGAGCCGTCGGAACGAGGCCCTGTCCCACAATGGAACAATAGTGGCCTAGGTCCGTCGTACGAGATCATGCGGCGAACTTTCGACTTGCTGTGCGGTCGGCGGTCCCAGCTCGAAACAGATGCGCTGTCTGCTAAGATGGCTCCGGCACGAGCGCAAGCTGTCGCCGACGGCTGGCAAATCGGGCGGATTCCCGTCTCAATGGAGGAGCGCGGCGTTCGTCTGCATACGTTCTTCGGCACTACGCTAAATGCGTATCTCGCGCTGCTCGTACGCGGAAATGAAAGCGTTCACGGCTCCGTCGCTACCAGCGAGTTTGTTGTCGTCAATGGCTTGGCTATCGAACCTGCTAAGACCGAGTTGCATGCCCTGCTGCAATCAAAAGAACTCCGAGAGCATCGGCTCGGCGTCGCCTTGAACGACACGTACGAGGGTCGCCTCGGGAAGTTTTGGGACTATCTGGGACCAAAGACCAAGCGGCACGCGTTGAGCAGATATTATCGCGTACTCGAGCCTGCTATCGAGCGGGCCGCGCGCGATGCGATGGCCGGAGCCGCCACAACGGACAAATCCATCATCACTCAGTAA